In Camelina sativa cultivar DH55 chromosome 16, Cs, whole genome shotgun sequence, a single window of DNA contains:
- the LOC104749348 gene encoding ankyrin repeat protein SKIP35, whose product MEKEGVCDNNIKLCDQMYPDEPFCSEVKTETIASSQKYEGGEGSNVFFSREAPLIGKDPAGTNSGECCGCSAKKLNFKGNDDLVEVENIGQQKKLNRQERIELGRLFQGAVTSLDWEVAERLIQLADPQTLNDLLCVGLDSVWFLSTKPEFQGITGLIKKIICHGAHDFTRATLRTSFLASCVSACQSRTMSLADTVTVMAQRLHERLQECNGDEILKAEAGAKVQKFTEWALKCIGFHSRCQGAKDRVSQNSAEEIELQLSAFKMFLDLAGNHLSGRDFTEAFDAACFPLTLFSNSFDPGWASGMSATVIQGLLGMLVEGGADNVNQCFLEASRFGSTELVRVLLQIAQRNSLDVDVDLALGFASHYCKIGTMKCLVEEGNAIAFLGPLMRAAERGCMQVVQWFVKRGCRDMELCLALTAATSSCQVEVAAYLLPRVPPPVLTALSIEILKAAGERSGGSLQGVEFLLKSDFLGDSAATYSVADSIARASEDESVPSDLKSFLKEHWSETAFEKGVRESHENFMNFMRVLKKGESAISLRDLPAPLRVAIAYMPLYRECVKADGGLLSQRLRGQLVEAVRQLQGCAVAVVDVSETHHLMSVLEHHLTAIFG is encoded by the exons ATGGAGAAAGAAGGTGTGTGTGATAATAACATCAAGTTATGTGATCAGATGTACCCTGATGAGCCTTTCTGTTCCGAGGTGAAAACTGAAACCATTGCTTCATCTCAGAAATACGAAGGAGGTGAGGGGAGTAATGTGTTTTTTTCGAGAGAGGCACCTTTGATAGGGAAAGATCCAGCTGGGACTAATTCAGGCGAATGCTGCGGTTGTAGTGCAAAGAAACTAAATTTCAAAGGGAATGATGATCTCGTTGAGGTTGAAAATATTGGGCAGCAGAAAAAGCTTAATAGGCAAGAGAGGATCGAGTTGGGTCGACTCTTCCAAGGCGCTGTTACCTCGTTGGATTGGGAAGTTGCTGAGAGATTGATTCAGTTGGCTGATCCACAGACTTTGAATGATTTGCTCTGTGTTGGTCTTGATTCTGTTTGGTTCTTGAGTACAAAGCCTGAGTTTCAGGGGATCACCGGATTGATTAAGAAGATCATTTGTCATGGTGCTCATGACTTTACTAGAGCTACTCTTAGGACTTCCTTTCTCGCTTCATGTGTCTCTGCTTGCCAGAGCCGGACGATGAGTCTTGCTGATACAGTAACTGTTATGGCTCAAAG gtTGCATGAGCGTCTCCAAGAGTGCAATGGGGATGAGATTCTGAAAGCAGAGGCTGGTGCCAAAGTTCAGAAGTTCACTGAATGGGCTCTCAAATGTATAGGTTTCCACTCCCGATGCCAGGGAGCAAAGGATAGGGTTAGTCAAAATTCAGCTGAGGAGATCGAACTACAGCTTTCTGCGTTCAAGATGTTCTTAGATCTAGCTGGAAACCATCTCTCAGGAAGAGACTTCACCGAGGCCTTTGATGCAGCCTGTTTCCCGCTCACTTTGTTCTCAAATTCGTTTGATCCTGGTTGGGCATCTGGAATGTCAGCTACTGTCATACAGGGACTGCTCGGTATGCTGGTTGAAGGTGGTGCAGATAATGTGAATCAATGTTTCCTTGAAGCTTCACGTTTTGGTAGTACAGAACTTGTCCGTGTCTTGTTGCAG ATTGCTCAAAGGAACAGCTTAGATGTTGATGTGGACTTAGCACTTGGTTTTGCCTCGCATTATTGTAAAATCGGTACAATGAAGTGCCTAGTGGAGGAAGGTAATGCCATTGCCTTCTTGGGTCCCTTAATGAGAGCAGCAGAGAGAGGTTGCATGCAAGTTGTTCAATGGTTTGTGAAAAGAGGTTGCCGTGACATGGAGCTTTGCTTGGCTCTAACAGCCGCCACTTCAAGCTGCCAAGTGGAGGTCGCTGCCTATCTCCTCCCTCGTGTTCCACCACCTGTCCTAACGGCGCTCAGCATCGAAATCCTCAAAGCAGCTGGAGAAAGAAGCGGAGGGTCTCTCCAAGGAGTAGAGTTTCTCCTCAAATCAGACTTCTTAGGAGATTCCGCGGCTACATACTCAGTCGCAGACAGCATTGCGAGGGCATCAGAGGACGAATCCGTTCCTTCAGATCTAAAATCATTTCTCAAAGAACACTGGTCGGAAACAGCTTTTGAGAAAGGAGTGAGAGAAAGCCATGAAAATTTCATGAACTTCATGAGAGTTTTGAAAAAAGGGGAGTCTGCGATATCCTTGAGAGATCTTCCTGCGCCGCTAAGAGTAGCGATTGCCTACATGCCGCTGTACAGAGAGTGTGTGAAGGCGGATGGGGGTTTACTGTCTCAGAGGCTAAGAGGACAGCTTGTGGAAGCTGTGAGACAGCTTCAAGGTTGTGCTGTTGCAGTTGTGGATGTCAGCGAGACTCATCACCTTATGTCGGTTTTGGAGCATCACCTTACCGCCATTTTTGGTTGA
- the LOC104749349 gene encoding protein AUXIN-REGULATED GENE INVOLVED IN ORGAN SIZE-like: protein MIRDISNLQKDIRNIKERCSNNLAMDVGRNNRRQNVSFRSSPEKGKQELRRSFSSQKRLMIPASYFSLESLFLLVCLTASLLILPLVLPPLPPPPFMLLLVPIGIMVLLVVLAFMPSSHSNPNSHRGDVTCHFM, encoded by the coding sequence ATGATTCGCGATATCTCAAACTTGCAGAAAGATATCAGAAACATCAAAGAACGTTGTTCAAACAACCTAGCGATGGACGTCGGAAGAAACAACCGCCGCCAAAACGTGAGCTTTCGAAGTTCGCCGGAGAAAGGCAAGCAAGAGTTACGGCGGAGCTTCTCGTCGCAGAAAAGGTTGATGATCCCGGCGAGCTACTTCAGTTTAgagtctctgtttctgttggtGTGTCTCACGGCGTCTCTCTTGATCCTTCCGTTAGTTTTGCCGCCGTTACCTCCGCCTCCGTTTATGCTGCTTTTGGTTCCCATCGGGATAATGGTTTTGCTCGTTGTTCTTGCCTTCATGCCTTCTTCTCATTCTAATCCTAATAGTCATAGAGGAGATGTAACTTGCCATTTTATGTAA